From Treponema sp. OMZ 787:
CTGATGCCTATCATCGTATTTTCATCAATATTGGGAATCAGCTTTTTATTGAAGTTTTTGTACTTTTTATCTTCAAAGGAAAAAAGTTTGGTTTGGATTAGTGTTTGTTTTGTTTTCATCGAAGCTATTATACCGCTTTTTTTAATTTTTGTCGAGGAGAATAGGCCGGACTTGACAAAATACTATTTTGTATATACAATAAAGCATGGTTAGAGATTGTTTTGAATGGGATACTACTAAAAATGATAATAATAAAAGGAAACATGGTGTTTCTTTTGAAGATGCTATCTTAATTTTTGATGATCCCTATTTGCTTGAAAAATATGATTCAAAACATTCCGAATATGAAGATAGATTTTTAGCAATTGGTTCTATATGTGGTCTGGTGCTTATAGCTGTAGCATATACGGATAGGGCCGGTATAACAAGGATTATATCTGCAAGATCTGCAACTAAGGCAGAAAAGGAATTATACTATGATAAAATCAATGAATATTACGGAAGCTAAGAAAAACTTAACAAAAGAAAAGATTGAAGAATTAAAAGCTTTAAATGATAGGCCGATAGATACTTCAGACATTCCTGAACTAACAAAAGCTGATTTTTTGGAAATGTACCGCCCTGTTAAAAAGCCTTTATCAATAAGACTTGATTCCGATATTATTGCTTGGCTTAAATCATACGGAAAAGGTTACCAAAGCCGTATAAATACTATTTTAAGACAAGCTATGAATACCGATAAAAAAGCAAATGTTTTTTAACGATTAATATTATACTGAGAGGTTTTATATGAAACTTTTAAAAAAGAAATCTTTATGTATTTGTTTTGTGATGTCTTTTTTAATTCTTGCAGGATGTATAAACAAAGAAAAGAAGCAGGTTACTGCCGAAATCGAATTTTGGAGTTTTCCTAATTTTACATCTGAAACAGGAGAAAGCGGCGGTTTTGAAAAAAGCCTTATCGCAGCCTTTCAAAAAGAATATCCGGGTATTAAGGTTAATTTTACGCTTATAAGTTTTGCAGACGGGCAGGCAAAAATCGAAGCTGCAATAGCTGAAGGCAAGGCTCCGGATGTCGTTTACGATGCACCAGGCCGCATTCTTGCTTGGGCAGCAGCGGGCTTACTGGAACCGTTGGATGATATTCTTGCAGCCGAAAAACCTTATATTACCACAGGACTTTTGGAAATTTCCGCCGGTAAAGACAGGCGTTCGTATATGTATCCCATGCATGAAGGCCCTTTTTCCATGGCCTTCAATAAAGAGATGCTTGAAGATTTGGGACTTATAGATCTTTTACCTTATAAACGCTTGGATCGGCGCTGGACTGTAGCCGAATATGAAACGCTTCTTAGATCTTTAAGAGAAAAACTGCCTAAAGAAAAAACACCCGGAGTTTTTTATTATAAAACTATGGGAGGTGATCAAGGCACAAGGGCTTTTTTGGTAAACCTATTCGGAAATGCTAATCTTTTAAATGAAGACTACTCAAAATATATTTTTAATTCTACTCAGGCTGTAAAAAATTTGACATGGACTATAAATGCAATGAATGAAGGCCTTTTGCTTGACGGTGCTGAGCTTACTTCCAATGATGCAATTTCTATGTTTGCAGAGTCAAAAGCGGCTCACACTATTTTATATTCACCCCAGCTTAATAAAATGTATGACGGAAAACGAAACTATAAGGGTAAAGATTTTACTCCGATTTATATGCCTTTCCCGAATGATTCTTCTGCGCCTTTACTGGAATTTTTAGCAGGCGGAGCATGCGTGTTTAAAAACTCTGATAAACAAAGAATAGAAGCCGCAAAACTGTTTTTAAAATTTGCTGCAACCGATGAAGTTTGGGCCGGTAAACTTGTAAAAGCTTCAGGAGGGTTTCCGGCTACATCTAAAATTCAAATTGAAACTTCCGATGACGAAATATTGTATAATTCTGTACTTCAAAAATTCTTTGGGCAATATTATAATAATATAACCGGATTTTCAAAAATGCGGGAATATTGGAATAAGGCATTAAAGGAAGCTTCATCCGGTAAAGATATCCAAAATGTTCTTAACTCTTTTGTAAAAGATGCTGACCGTACTTTGGGAGAATAAAAATTATGAAAAAACAAAACAAAAATTTAGATAAACAATTTAAATTATTTTCAATAAAAAATAAAATGGTATCTGTTTTTATATTATTTGCCGTATCTCTTTTAACGGTAATATGTATAATATCGGTGTACCTTGCTTCTTTTTCGCTTATGCGTAATACCGAATATTTTATAAATGAATTAGCTGAAGGTTCTTCTAAAGTTTTAAATGAGAGGGCAGATTCAATATTTAAAAAGCTGGATACATTTTCAAATATGCCGATCATTCAAGATAAGGGAATTTCTTATTCACAGAAAATTGATTTTTTTAAAAATGAACTTCAAATGCTGAAGCAAAGCGGATGGCTTAGTTTCGGAATAAGCGGACTTGACGGTATTTTGCACACCACAGACGATAAAGAGGAAAACATAAAAAATGCCGAGTGGTTTAAATCCGTCATAAAAGGAAAATATGTAATTACGGAACCTAAAATGTCTTTAACAAAAAGAAAATATGTTTCTATAATTGCAATTCCCCTACGTGATTTACAGGGAAAAATTGTGGGCACTATTAATGCTTCCATTTTAGGCGACTCTTTATCTAATTTAATAAGCGATATAATTGTCGGTAAAACGGGGCAGGCTTATCTTATAAGTCCTTCCGGAATTATTTTGGGAAGCCGCAGGCCGGAAATTTTATATAAAAATTTTTTTGCCGAAATATTAAATTCGAAAGAAACGGATTTTTCGATATTCTTAAAAGATATGCTCGCTTCAAAAAAATCGGCTGTACAAGTTTCTAAAATAAACGGAATAAAACATATTTCAGCCCTGTCTACAATGAGATATTCCGGATGGAAATTATTGATAACGGCTCCTTCTTCAGAATTTATTTCGGAGAACGTATCCAACTTTTTAAATATTTTTATCCTTGTTGCCTTATGCGGTATACTTATTGCGGTACTTATAGGATTTTTTACTGCAAACAATATTGTTAAACCTATTAACAAAGTAATTGAAGTTCTTAAAAATATTTCTCAAGGCGAGGGGGATTTAACTGTAAGGCTTCCCTTAATCGGTAATAATGAAATTACGGAACTATCCGAATATTTTAATAGAACAATTGCAAAAATAGGAAATTCAATACAGTCTGTAGGGCTTAACAGCCGCTCAATGGCCGAAATCGGTTCTAACCTGGCTTCAAATATGAACCGGACAGCCGATTCCGTTCATGAAATTACTGAAAATATCAACGGCGTAAAACAACAGGCTTTGACACAAGCTGCCAGCGTTACGGAAACATCAGCAACGATTGAACAGATAATCAAAACAATTAAGCAACTAAATGCCTCAATTGAAAATCAGGCTGAAAGTGTTTCACGCTCGTCGGCTTCGATAGAACAGATGACTGCAAATATTGCTTCCATCACTCAAACCTTGGAAAAGACCGATGGTCTTATTAAAACTCTTGCCGAATCAACTGAAGACGGAAAAGAAACCGTTTCTAAGTCAAATAGAGTAACTCAAAAAATTGCAGAAGAATCGGGCGGACTTTTGGAGGCAAGCAGTGTTATTCAGCATATTGCAAGCCAAACAAATCTTTTGGCGATGAATGCCGCTATTGAAGCCGCTCATGCAGGAGAAGCCGGAAAGGGTTTTGCCGTAGTTGCCGACGAAATCAGAAAATTAGCTGAAGAGTCAAGTGCTCAGGGAAAAACAATTACGGCGACTCTTAAAGCTTTAAGCGGCGAAATCGATTCCTTATCTGCATCTTCTAGAACGGCTGAAGAAAAATTCGGCTTAATTTTCAATCTTTCAGAACAAGTAAAATCTATGAGTGAATCTCTAACCCAATCTATGCGTGAGCAGGGAAATGCCGGTGTAGAAATTTTAAATGCCATAAGGAATATTAATTCGGTAACTTTTGAAGTAAGAAACGGTTCGGCTGAAATGTTGAGCGGCGGTGAACAGGTTGCTGAAGAAATGACGAAATTAGATGAGCTGACCCGAAAAATTACATTAAGCATGAATGAGATGGCTTCGAGTGCAGTTCAGATAAGTAATGCCATGCAAGAAGTAAATGAAATTACACAAAAAAATAAAACCAGTATTGAAAATTTGGCATTTGAGGTTAATAAATTTAAAGTATAGGATAGCTTGAAAAATGTGCGTCTTTTCGTTACTCTTGTTCTTTTAGGTTAATCTATGCTATAATGCCGTTCGAGGTTTTTATGAGCGATATTGAAAGTCAAATGCTGAAAAAGGGGCTTATAAAGGTTCCCATTACTGAAAGTACGGAAAAAGAAAGTTCCTATAAAAAGGTTGCAAAATTCCTTTTTATAATCGGAGCGGAACAGGCAGCCGATGTTTTAAGGCAGCTTACCAAGGAGCAAATAGACAAGGTTGTAGCCGAACTTGTTACGGTTCAATCAATAGATAAAAAAGAAGCCTACGATATACTAAACGAATTTAACGATATCTACAATAAAAACAAAAACCTTTTGGGCGGTGTCGATACGGCTAAGACAATTTTAACAGAAGCCTTCGGCGAGACCAGAGCCGAACAAATTCTTGAAGCCGCCGTTCCTCCCAAGATGCCTGTGCCCTTTGAATATCTTGAAGGCATGGATAAGGAACGTCTGACACGAATACTGCAAGGCGAGCTTCCGGCTACAAAGGC
This genomic window contains:
- a CDS encoding methyl-accepting chemotaxis protein; the encoded protein is MKKQNKNLDKQFKLFSIKNKMVSVFILFAVSLLTVICIISVYLASFSLMRNTEYFINELAEGSSKVLNERADSIFKKLDTFSNMPIIQDKGISYSQKIDFFKNELQMLKQSGWLSFGISGLDGILHTTDDKEENIKNAEWFKSVIKGKYVITEPKMSLTKRKYVSIIAIPLRDLQGKIVGTINASILGDSLSNLISDIIVGKTGQAYLISPSGIILGSRRPEILYKNFFAEILNSKETDFSIFLKDMLASKKSAVQVSKINGIKHISALSTMRYSGWKLLITAPSSEFISENVSNFLNIFILVALCGILIAVLIGFFTANNIVKPINKVIEVLKNISQGEGDLTVRLPLIGNNEITELSEYFNRTIAKIGNSIQSVGLNSRSMAEIGSNLASNMNRTADSVHEITENINGVKQQALTQAASVTETSATIEQIIKTIKQLNASIENQAESVSRSSASIEQMTANIASITQTLEKTDGLIKTLAESTEDGKETVSKSNRVTQKIAEESGGLLEASSVIQHIASQTNLLAMNAAIEAAHAGEAGKGFAVVADEIRKLAEESSAQGKTITATLKALSGEIDSLSASSRTAEEKFGLIFNLSEQVKSMSESLTQSMREQGNAGVEILNAIRNINSVTFEVRNGSAEMLSGGEQVAEEMTKLDELTRKITLSMNEMASSAVQISNAMQEVNEITQKNKTSIENLAFEVNKFKV
- a CDS encoding BrnA antitoxin family protein — its product is MNITEAKKNLTKEKIEELKALNDRPIDTSDIPELTKADFLEMYRPVKKPLSIRLDSDIIAWLKSYGKGYQSRINTILRQAMNTDKKANVF
- a CDS encoding BrnT family toxin, which translates into the protein MVRDCFEWDTTKNDNNKRKHGVSFEDAILIFDDPYLLEKYDSKHSEYEDRFLAIGSICGLVLIAVAYTDRAGITRIISARSATKAEKELYYDKINEYYGS
- a CDS encoding ABC transporter substrate-binding protein, translated to MSFLILAGCINKEKKQVTAEIEFWSFPNFTSETGESGGFEKSLIAAFQKEYPGIKVNFTLISFADGQAKIEAAIAEGKAPDVVYDAPGRILAWAAAGLLEPLDDILAAEKPYITTGLLEISAGKDRRSYMYPMHEGPFSMAFNKEMLEDLGLIDLLPYKRLDRRWTVAEYETLLRSLREKLPKEKTPGVFYYKTMGGDQGTRAFLVNLFGNANLLNEDYSKYIFNSTQAVKNLTWTINAMNEGLLLDGAELTSNDAISMFAESKAAHTILYSPQLNKMYDGKRNYKGKDFTPIYMPFPNDSSAPLLEFLAGGACVFKNSDKQRIEAAKLFLKFAATDEVWAGKLVKASGGFPATSKIQIETSDDEILYNSVLQKFFGQYYNNITGFSKMREYWNKALKEASSGKDIQNVLNSFVKDADRTLGE